The Terriglobus roseus sequence CGGAACAGTTCACGCCAGGTGCGATCGAGCTGCAGCCAACGGGCGTTCTCAAACCAACTTGTCTGCCACTCTGGCTGGTGCAGGAGGCCGTGGCCTCTGTCACACATCTCCTCGGTGGCGTTTGAGTCCAGCAGGCTCCATGAGGGTGAGCCCATGCGCGCGGGACTGCGCAGCGACCTCATGCAGGTGGGGCAGCGCTGGCGCTGATCGGTGAGAGCCCAACTGACGGCAACTACATTGAAGACCAGTCCACAGGCCATCAGCAGCCAGTCTGCCTGTGCGCCCAGAAGGTGCTGGAATGGCATCGTCACGTGAATGGCAAGCAGATAGCATGACAGCACCGCAAAGACGAGCTTTGCGCCAAGGAAGCGCCACCGCAGCCATCTTTGGGCCATGGTGGCTGCGTCGCCGCGATAAGCGTCACACGCGCCGTAGCGCGAGGTGACAACAGTGGACGGCAACGAGAACAGTGCGAGTGCGATGAAGCATGCAAAGGCACCGTGTCCCCAGTTGGAGAAGACCAGGTGCCGGAGCTGCGGCTGCGCCATGCTGCATACAAATAACAAGAAGAATGCTCCGCCCACCATGCGCACGCAGAGGCTGGGTGCCCGCCAGTCGATGGCCTCAAAGCGGCAACGTAGTTGAAGGCGACGCATGGCGATAGCGTCCGGCACCAGGCCCTGCGCAAGCTGTGCTGCAGCGTGAGGATCTTCGCAGTAGGCATGGCTCAGTTCCGCGACCCACTCTGTCTGCCAGGCTTCGCGCTTTACGGAAGGCACGATAGCAGCGGCCGCGCGTAACTGGCGATGCAGGCTGCGCAGCTGCCGGTGCGGCGTCATGCCTTGACCGCCTTGGGCCGTGCGAATTGAGCGATGAGCGGATACTTCTTCTCGGCTTCGACGAGTGCCACCTTTCCTGCGGCGGTCACCTTGTAGTAGCGGCGCGCGGGCCGGTCCTCCTTCTGCGCCTTCTGTTCGTTCTCCCACGTGCCGTCGATCAGGCCATCATTCTCCATGCGGCGCAGTGCGGGGTAGACGGTTCCGCTTGGAAGGCCGGTGATGTTCATGATGTCGAAACCATAGCCATAACCCTCCTTCAGGGTCTTGAGCAAGAGCGCGGCGGAATGGGAGAGTCGAACGGTTTCGGACACGGCAAATCCTCGGATCGGTAGCTATGTAGTTTTCTACTTGACCGCGCATGTTCGTCAAGGATATGAAGAATGCTACATAGGGGTGGAGCTTGCTCGAACTGCTACGGGTTACAAAACGGTACCGCGGTATTCCGGCGGTGGAGGATGTCAGCTTTCGCCTGGAGGCCGGTGGTGTGCTCGGCTATCTGGGCCCGAACGGTGCGGGCAAATCGACGACGGTAAAGATGATCACGGGCATGGTGGAGCCGACGCACGGCGAGATTTTATTCCGTGGACAGAGCATCTTTAAGGATCTTCCCGGGTATCGAGCGCGGCTGGGCTATGTGCCGGAGGAAGCGCAGGTTTACTTGCATCTGAGCGGCCTTGAATACCTGCAGCTTGCCGGGCGTCTGCGGGGGATGCCGGAAGTGACGATCGAGCGTAAGGCGCGGGCGCTGCTGGAGCTATTTGGTCTGAAGGCTGCGGTGGAGGCCCCGATCAGCGACTACAGCAAGGGCATGAAGCAGCGTGTGCTGCTGAGTGCGGCGCTGCTGCATGATCCGGAACTGATCATCTTCGACGAGCCGTTGAGCGGTCTGGATGCCGTGACGGCGCGGCTGTTCAAGGACCTGCTGGTGGTGCTTCGCAGGGAAGGAAAGGCGGTGCTGTACATCTCGCATGTGCTGGAGGTGGTGGAGCAGGTATGCGATCGCGTGATCATCCTGGCTGCCGGGAAGGTGGTTGCGGATGCTTCGCCCGGAGAACTGACGCGCATGACTTCGCAGCCAACGCTGGAGCGCGTCTTTGCGCAGATGGTGCAGCAGCGGGATACGGCGGGTGTTGCAGAGGACCTTGTCAGCGTAATGCGGGGCGCGAGTGTTTAGGCGGCTGCGCCTGGTCGCGCGCGGACTGTTGCAGCCAAGGCATCTGTCGCCCCGGAGGGCGCTGACGGCCCATTTTTTGCGGCAGTTCTTTCAGGGTGGCGATGCCGGGTCGGCGGAGACATCTCTGGTCCGTGCGCTCGCCGGTGTGGCTGCGCCGATGCTGATGGCGGCGTTCTGGATTGTGACGCTGGCGGGCAAGCTCTCCTCGTGGTCGGCAGCCGGTATCCACTACCTGTTCGTGCTGTACGCGTTCTGCGCCATGGGGTGTGTCACGACGCTGCAGTGGGAGCGACTGTTTCCGGAACGCATCGACTTCCTTGTGCTGCTGCCGCTGCCATTGCGCGGCCGCATGATCTTTGCGGCTAAGCTGCGCGCCGTTGCCGCGCTGCTGCTTCTGTTCCTGTTCTCCGCAAACATCTTCGGGACGCTGCTGATGCCGGCGCTTACCGGCCGTCGGCTGCTGACTGCGATGGCTGCCCATGCTGTGGCGGTCTTTGGAGCGGGCGCGGCCTCGGCGCTGGCGGTGCTGGCACTGGAGTCGCTGGTGATCGCTCTTGTCCCGGAGCGCCTGTTTCGCTACGTCGCTCCCACCGTCCAGACAGTGCTGGTGGCGTTGTTTCTGGTGCTGTTCCTGCGCATGGGTGTTGTGACGGAAGG is a genomic window containing:
- a CDS encoding ABC transporter ATP-binding protein; the encoded protein is MLELLRVTKRYRGIPAVEDVSFRLEAGGVLGYLGPNGAGKSTTVKMITGMVEPTHGEILFRGQSIFKDLPGYRARLGYVPEEAQVYLHLSGLEYLQLAGRLRGMPEVTIERKARALLELFGLKAAVEAPISDYSKGMKQRVLLSAALLHDPELIIFDEPLSGLDAVTARLFKDLLVVLRREGKAVLYISHVLEVVEQVCDRVIILAAGKVVADASPGELTRMTSQPTLERVFAQMVQQRDTAGVAEDLVSVMRGASV
- a CDS encoding PadR family transcriptional regulator; the encoded protein is MSETVRLSHSAALLLKTLKEGYGYGFDIMNITGLPSGTVYPALRRMENDGLIDGTWENEQKAQKEDRPARRYYKVTAAGKVALVEAEKKYPLIAQFARPKAVKA